The proteins below are encoded in one region of Streptomyces sp. NBC_00490:
- a CDS encoding lipid-transfer protein, translating to MTGLKDATAIVGIGQTPFAKNLPEDERTLACRAVLAALDDAGIAPGEVDALASFTMEETDEVELAKAVGFGDLTFFSKVGYGGGGSCATVGHLAAAITAGQASVGVAWRSRKRGSGPRPWRNTTVQLPTPAQWTRPYGLLRPVDEIAMLTRRYMHEYGATRDHLFNVALACRNRANQNPAAVMYERPLTREMYMTSRWISEPLCLFDNCLETDGALACVVVSRERARDCRHAPVYVHSAAQGLPAQHHGMVNYWNDDPLTGPAWTAARHLWKHADFTPQDVDVAQIYDAFTALIPLSLEGYGFCGRGEGGAFTEQGALEIGGRLPLNTGGGGLSEAYVHGFNLINEGVKQLRGTSTAQVPDAATCLVTAGEGVPTSALLLRT from the coding sequence ATGACCGGACTCAAGGACGCCACCGCCATCGTCGGCATAGGTCAGACGCCGTTCGCGAAAAACCTTCCCGAGGACGAGAGAACCCTCGCCTGCCGTGCCGTGCTCGCCGCCCTCGACGACGCCGGTATCGCCCCGGGAGAGGTCGACGCCCTCGCCTCCTTCACCATGGAGGAGACCGACGAGGTGGAGCTCGCGAAGGCGGTCGGCTTCGGTGACCTCACCTTCTTCAGCAAGGTCGGATACGGGGGCGGGGGCTCCTGTGCCACCGTCGGCCATCTCGCCGCCGCCATAACCGCCGGGCAGGCGAGCGTGGGAGTGGCCTGGCGGTCGCGGAAGCGGGGGTCGGGGCCCCGGCCCTGGCGGAACACGACCGTTCAGCTGCCGACCCCCGCCCAGTGGACCCGGCCCTACGGCCTGCTCCGGCCCGTCGACGAGATCGCCATGCTCACCCGCCGCTACATGCACGAGTACGGCGCGACCCGCGACCACCTGTTCAATGTCGCCCTCGCCTGCCGCAACAGGGCCAATCAGAATCCGGCGGCCGTCATGTACGAACGGCCCCTCACCCGCGAGATGTACATGACCTCCCGCTGGATCAGCGAACCGCTCTGTCTCTTCGACAACTGCCTGGAGACCGACGGGGCGTTGGCGTGTGTCGTCGTCAGCAGGGAGCGGGCACGGGACTGCCGGCACGCGCCCGTCTACGTCCACTCCGCCGCCCAGGGGCTCCCCGCCCAGCACCACGGCATGGTCAACTACTGGAACGACGATCCGCTCACCGGCCCGGCGTGGACCGCCGCCCGGCATCTGTGGAAGCACGCCGACTTCACCCCGCAGGACGTCGACGTCGCCCAGATCTACGACGCCTTCACCGCTCTCATCCCGCTCTCCCTGGAGGGCTACGGCTTCTGCGGGCGCGGGGAGGGCGGCGCCTTCACCGAGCAGGGCGCCCTCGAGATCGGCGGGCGGCTGCCGCTCAACACCGGCGGCGGCGGGCTCAGCGAGGCCTACGTCCACGGCTTCAACCTCATCAACGAAGGCGTCAAGCAGCTCCGCGGGACCAGTACCGCCCAGGTCCCGGACGCCGCGACCTGCCTGGTCACTGCCGGCGAGGGCGTCCCCACCTCCGCGCTGCTCCTGAGGACCTGA
- a CDS encoding TIGR03619 family F420-dependent LLM class oxidoreductase has protein sequence MEYGIQLPIQSQSTLYTEPWETAARPADLLAVARAADRAGFAYIAGCDHVAIPRRLVPAMSTVWYDPVATLAYLAAATERVRLLSHVAVVGLRHPLLTAKQYATLDHLSGGRLILGVGAGHVQEEFEALGFDFRQRGAVLDECLDALRACLGPEEFPEHHGKLYDFEGLGQRPRPAQPHVPLWVGGSSPAAVRRAALRGDGWLPQGDPRDRLPAQIARIRELRRDRQGPFTIGAIAEPLYIGRPAWEVGRRTLTGDPEQLAASLRAYGEMGVDQIQVRFRSRGSDELTDQIAAFGTDVAPHL, from the coding sequence ATGGAGTACGGCATCCAGCTCCCCATCCAGTCCCAGAGCACCCTCTACACCGAGCCCTGGGAAACCGCCGCCCGCCCCGCCGACCTCCTCGCCGTCGCCCGGGCCGCCGACCGCGCCGGCTTCGCCTACATCGCCGGCTGCGACCACGTCGCCATCCCCCGCCGGCTCGTCCCCGCGATGAGCACGGTCTGGTACGACCCCGTCGCCACCCTCGCCTACCTCGCCGCCGCGACCGAGCGCGTACGACTCCTCAGTCACGTCGCCGTGGTCGGGCTGCGGCACCCGCTGCTCACCGCCAAGCAGTACGCCACCCTCGACCATCTCAGCGGCGGCCGGCTGATCCTCGGGGTCGGGGCCGGGCATGTGCAGGAGGAGTTCGAGGCGCTCGGGTTCGACTTCCGGCAGCGGGGCGCGGTGCTCGACGAGTGCCTCGACGCCCTGCGCGCCTGCCTCGGCCCCGAGGAGTTCCCCGAACACCACGGCAAGCTCTACGACTTCGAGGGCCTCGGCCAGCGGCCCCGGCCCGCCCAGCCGCACGTCCCCCTCTGGGTCGGCGGCTCCTCGCCCGCGGCCGTCCGGCGCGCGGCGCTCAGAGGCGACGGCTGGCTGCCGCAGGGCGACCCGCGGGACCGGCTGCCCGCACAGATCGCCCGGATCAGGGAGCTGCGCCGGGACAGACAAGGCCCCTTCACCATCGGCGCCATCGCCGAGCCCCTCTACATCGGCCGGCCCGCGTGGGAGGTCGGACGCCGCACCCTCACCGGCGACCCCGAGCAGCTCGCCGCATCCCTGCGGGCGTACGGCGAGATGGGCGTCGACCAGATCCAGGTCCGCTTCCGCAGCCGCGGCAGCGACGAACTCACCGACCAGATCGCCGCGTTCGGTACCGACGTGGCACCCCACCTCTGA
- a CDS encoding AfsR/SARP family transcriptional regulator — protein sequence MDGVPRVPEQRRPGSSAEPELPLRFSVLGPVRAWRGEESLPMGSPQQRALLAALLLREGRTATAAELIDALWGEESPSQALAALRTYASRLRKVLDPDVLVSESGGYAIRSLGEGALDLAVAQELATEAEKARGAGDLCHAREVLGRALALWDGEVLAGVPGPYASSQRVRLEEWRLQLLESRLDMDLEQGCHAEAVSELTALTAAHPLRERLRELLMLALYRSGRQAEALAVYADTRRLLADELGVDPRPGLRDLQQRILRADPGLAEAPSPRPEPASVAVRPAQLPATVPDFTGRASFVSELSEVLASAEGRVMAVSALAGIGGVGKTTLAVHVAHQARGTFPDGQLYVDLQGAGSRAAEPETVLGSFLRALGTADSAIPDSLEERAALYRSVLDGRRVLVLLDNARDAAQVRPLLPGTEGCAALVTSRVRMVDLAGAHLVDLDVMSPDEALALFTKIVGEERVGSERDAALDVVAACGFLPLAIRIAASRLAARRTWTVSVLAAKLADERRRLDELQAGDLAVKATFELGYGQLEPAQARAFRLLGLADGPDISLAAAAAVLDLDAEETEDLLESLVDTSLLESAAPGRYRFHDLVRLYARACAERDEWPPSERGSALSRLLNFYLATAAGVYAIERPGDRLVDHLYPTGGAGLAFPDRQAARDWLYSEAVPLLACARQSARGSTLGRAIDLLWASVDLAESGANAKEYEASATALRDAARTAGDIRAEGRASVVLSNARLFSGQFDLAYPEAQEAIRLAEATDDPLPSCWAANILGSIAFYKNRHSEAERYFSQALDKFRDCGDMAGSASPLCNLSRLHLATGRADTAVALARQGTDIYQGLGHTLRGANGLYALGMALGKTGQHTEAAAQLVEALRVFRDSRQRLWEGMTLCRLAEVELDARKPAPAASNAEMALTVLRGIGGEWRRGHVLTVLGRALNGIGHSGRAQVCWREALEIYERLDSPEAAEVRMLLTPVAAA from the coding sequence ATGGACGGAGTACCGCGGGTGCCTGAACAGCGGCGTCCCGGCTCCTCGGCGGAGCCGGAACTGCCGCTGCGCTTCAGCGTGCTCGGACCGGTCCGCGCCTGGCGCGGCGAGGAGTCGTTGCCCATGGGCTCCCCGCAGCAACGGGCCCTGCTGGCCGCGCTGCTGCTGCGGGAGGGCCGTACGGCCACCGCGGCCGAACTGATCGACGCCCTGTGGGGCGAGGAGTCACCGTCCCAGGCGCTGGCGGCGCTGCGGACGTACGCCTCCCGGCTGCGCAAGGTCCTGGACCCCGACGTCCTGGTGAGCGAGTCGGGCGGGTACGCGATCCGCTCGCTGGGAGAGGGCGCGCTGGACCTCGCGGTGGCCCAGGAGCTGGCCACGGAGGCGGAGAAGGCGCGGGGCGCCGGGGATCTGTGCCACGCGCGGGAGGTGCTGGGCCGGGCGCTCGCCCTGTGGGACGGCGAGGTCCTGGCGGGAGTGCCGGGGCCGTACGCCTCCTCGCAGCGGGTCAGACTGGAGGAATGGCGGCTCCAACTCCTGGAGTCCCGCCTGGACATGGACCTGGAGCAGGGCTGCCACGCGGAGGCCGTCTCGGAACTGACGGCCCTGACGGCGGCCCACCCGCTGCGGGAGCGGCTGCGGGAACTCCTCATGCTCGCCCTCTACCGCAGCGGGCGCCAGGCGGAGGCGCTGGCGGTCTACGCCGACACCAGGCGGCTGCTCGCCGACGAGCTGGGCGTCGACCCGCGCCCGGGCCTGCGCGACCTCCAGCAGCGCATCCTCCGCGCGGACCCCGGGCTCGCGGAAGCGCCGTCCCCGCGGCCGGAGCCGGCTTCCGTCGCGGTCCGCCCCGCGCAACTTCCCGCCACCGTCCCGGACTTCACCGGCCGCGCGTCCTTCGTGTCCGAACTGAGCGAGGTCCTGGCATCGGCGGAGGGCCGTGTGATGGCGGTGTCGGCACTGGCGGGCATCGGCGGCGTCGGCAAGACGACCCTGGCGGTGCACGTGGCACACCAGGCGCGCGGCACCTTCCCCGACGGCCAGCTGTACGTCGACCTCCAGGGCGCCGGGTCCCGGGCCGCGGAGCCGGAGACCGTACTCGGCTCGTTCCTGCGGGCGCTGGGCACCGCGGACTCGGCGATCCCGGACTCCCTGGAGGAGCGGGCGGCGCTCTACCGCTCGGTCCTGGACGGCCGCCGGGTGCTGGTGCTGCTGGACAACGCGCGGGACGCCGCCCAGGTACGTCCGCTGCTCCCCGGCACGGAGGGCTGCGCGGCGCTGGTGACCTCCCGGGTACGGATGGTGGACCTCGCCGGGGCGCACCTGGTCGACCTGGACGTGATGTCGCCGGACGAGGCGCTGGCGCTCTTCACGAAGATCGTGGGCGAGGAGCGGGTGGGCAGCGAGCGGGACGCAGCCCTGGACGTGGTGGCGGCGTGCGGCTTCCTGCCGTTGGCGATCCGCATCGCCGCGTCACGCCTCGCGGCCCGCCGCACGTGGACGGTGTCCGTCCTGGCGGCGAAGCTGGCGGACGAGCGCCGGCGCCTGGACGAACTCCAGGCCGGTGACCTCGCGGTGAAGGCGACCTTCGAGCTCGGTTACGGCCAGCTGGAGCCGGCCCAGGCCCGCGCCTTCCGGCTGCTCGGCCTGGCCGACGGCCCGGACATCTCGCTCGCCGCGGCGGCCGCGGTACTGGACCTGGACGCTGAGGAGACCGAGGACCTCCTGGAGTCCCTGGTCGACACGTCGCTGCTGGAATCGGCGGCGCCCGGCCGGTACCGGTTCCATGACCTGGTCCGACTCTACGCGCGTGCTTGTGCGGAGCGGGACGAGTGGCCGCCCAGCGAGAGGGGGTCGGCGCTGTCCCGGTTGCTGAACTTCTACCTGGCCACGGCGGCGGGGGTCTACGCGATCGAGCGGCCGGGTGACCGGCTGGTGGACCACCTGTACCCGACCGGTGGCGCGGGCCTGGCGTTCCCCGACCGGCAGGCGGCCCGGGACTGGCTGTACTCCGAAGCCGTACCGCTCCTCGCCTGTGCACGGCAGTCGGCCCGGGGAAGCACACTGGGACGTGCGATCGACCTCCTGTGGGCCTCCGTCGACCTCGCCGAGTCGGGTGCCAACGCGAAGGAGTACGAGGCCTCGGCCACGGCCCTGCGCGATGCCGCACGCACCGCCGGGGACATCCGCGCCGAGGGCCGGGCCTCCGTCGTGCTGAGCAACGCGCGACTGTTCTCCGGCCAGTTCGACCTGGCGTACCCGGAGGCTCAGGAGGCCATCCGGCTCGCCGAGGCCACGGATGACCCGCTGCCCTCCTGCTGGGCGGCGAACATCCTCGGCAGCATCGCCTTCTACAAGAACCGCCACTCGGAGGCCGAGCGCTACTTCAGCCAGGCACTCGACAAGTTCCGCGACTGCGGCGACATGGCGGGGTCCGCCAGCCCGCTGTGCAATCTGTCGCGACTCCATCTCGCCACCGGGCGGGCCGACACGGCCGTCGCGCTGGCCCGCCAGGGAACGGACATCTACCAGGGGCTGGGACACACCCTCAGAGGCGCCAACGGCCTGTACGCCCTGGGAATGGCTCTCGGCAAGACGGGACAGCACACCGAGGCCGCCGCGCAACTGGTGGAGGCGCTCCGCGTGTTCCGCGACAGCCGGCAGCGTCTGTGGGAGGGGATGACCCTCTGCCGGCTGGCGGAGGTCGAACTGGACGCGCGCAAGCCGGCCCCGGCGGCGAGCAACGCCGAGATGGCGCTCACCGTGCTGAGGGGCATCGGGGGCGAATGGCGCCGGGGGCACGTCCTCACGGTCCTCGGCCGGGCGCTGAACGGCATCGGCCACTCCGGCAGGGCACAGGTCTGCTGGCGCGAGGCGCTGGAGATCTACGAGCGGTTGGACTCGCCGGAGGCGGCCGAGGTGCGCATGCTCCTCACTCCTGTCGCCGCCGCCTGA
- a CDS encoding SDR family NAD(P)-dependent oxidoreductase, producing MGKLDGRVVIVTGAARGQGEQEARLFREEGAAVVVADVLDDQGEALAKEIGASYVHLDVGEEEQWRSAVTAAKEAYGHIDGLVNNAGILRFNSLLDTPLDEFMQVVQVNQVGCFLGIKTVAPEMTDGGTIVNTASYTGLTGMAAVGSYAATKHAVLGLTRVAALELARRGIRVNAVCPGAIDTAMANPALLEPGGDAEEISRAVGKLYRKLVPLGRIGKPEEVARLALFLTSDDSSYITGQPFVIDGGWMAGVSLT from the coding sequence ATGGGCAAGCTGGACGGACGCGTCGTCATCGTCACCGGCGCGGCACGCGGACAGGGGGAGCAGGAGGCGCGGCTCTTCCGGGAGGAGGGGGCCGCCGTCGTGGTCGCCGATGTGCTCGACGACCAGGGGGAGGCCCTCGCGAAGGAGATCGGGGCGTCCTACGTCCACCTCGACGTGGGCGAGGAGGAGCAGTGGCGGTCGGCCGTCACGGCCGCGAAGGAGGCGTACGGCCACATCGACGGGCTCGTCAACAACGCCGGCATTCTGCGCTTCAACTCCCTCCTCGACACCCCGCTCGACGAGTTCATGCAGGTCGTCCAGGTGAACCAGGTCGGCTGTTTCCTCGGCATCAAGACCGTCGCCCCCGAGATGACCGACGGGGGGACCATCGTCAACACCGCCTCCTACACGGGTCTCACGGGGATGGCGGCCGTCGGGTCGTACGCCGCCACCAAGCACGCCGTCCTCGGTCTCACGCGGGTCGCCGCGCTGGAGCTGGCGCGGCGGGGGATCCGCGTGAACGCCGTCTGCCCCGGGGCCATCGACACCGCCATGGCCAACCCCGCCCTCCTCGAACCCGGGGGCGACGCCGAGGAGATCTCGCGCGCGGTCGGGAAGCTCTACCGCAAGCTCGTGCCGCTGGGGCGGATCGGGAAGCCGGAGGAGGTGGCACGGCTCGCGCTCTTCCTGACCTCGGACGACTCCTCGTACATCACCGGGCAGCCCTTCGTGATCGACGGCGGGTGGATGGCGGGAGTCAGTCTCACCTGA
- a CDS encoding LLM class flavin-dependent oxidoreductase, with protein MEFGLFVQGYVGKRAETDPLAEHKALMEETEYVIQADKSGFKYAWASEHHFLEEYSHLSANDVFLGYLAHATERIHLGSGIFNPLAQVNHPVKVAEKVAMLDHLTENRFEFGSGRGAGSHEILGFLPGITDMNYTKEIWEETIAEFPKMWLQDEYVGFQGKHWQLPPRKVLPKPYGKSHPAMWYAAGSPPSYGMAARKGLGVLGFSIQKVSDMEWVLEKYKTAIVNAEPIGDFVNDNVMVTTTAICAPTHAEAIEVAVNGGLHYLPSLVFRYHDTFPRPEGFPVWPETLPEYTAEFVELLIEEELLICGDPDEVLTQCKRWEQAGADQLSFGLPVGVPKEETLQTIRLIGEHVIPKIDTDPVHRTSRFRAAS; from the coding sequence TTGGAATTCGGGCTCTTTGTACAGGGATACGTGGGCAAACGCGCCGAGACCGACCCGCTGGCCGAGCACAAGGCGCTGATGGAGGAGACCGAGTACGTCATCCAGGCGGACAAGTCCGGGTTCAAGTACGCCTGGGCCTCCGAACACCACTTCCTGGAGGAGTACTCGCACCTCTCCGCGAACGACGTCTTCCTGGGATACCTGGCACACGCGACGGAACGGATCCACCTCGGATCAGGGATCTTCAACCCCCTCGCCCAGGTCAACCACCCGGTGAAGGTCGCCGAGAAGGTCGCCATGCTCGACCATCTCACCGAGAACCGCTTCGAGTTCGGGAGCGGACGGGGAGCCGGGTCGCACGAGATCCTCGGCTTCCTTCCCGGCATCACCGACATGAACTACACCAAGGAGATCTGGGAAGAGACCATCGCCGAGTTCCCCAAGATGTGGCTCCAGGACGAGTACGTCGGCTTCCAGGGCAAGCACTGGCAGCTGCCGCCGCGCAAGGTGCTGCCGAAGCCGTACGGGAAGTCGCACCCCGCGATGTGGTACGCCGCCGGGTCACCGCCGTCGTACGGGATGGCGGCGCGCAAGGGCCTCGGGGTGCTCGGTTTCAGCATCCAGAAGGTGTCCGACATGGAGTGGGTGCTGGAGAAGTACAAGACGGCGATCGTGAACGCGGAGCCGATCGGGGACTTCGTCAACGACAACGTGATGGTGACGACGACCGCGATCTGCGCGCCCACGCACGCGGAGGCGATCGAGGTCGCGGTCAACGGGGGACTGCACTATCTGCCCTCGCTGGTGTTCCGGTACCACGACACGTTCCCTCGTCCCGAGGGGTTCCCGGTGTGGCCGGAGACGTTGCCGGAGTACACCGCGGAGTTCGTGGAGCTGCTCATCGAGGAGGAGCTGCTGATCTGCGGGGATCCGGACGAGGTGCTCACGCAGTGCAAGCGGTGGGAGCAGGCGGGGGCGGATCAGTTGAGCTTCGGGTTGCCGGTGGGGGTGCCGAAGGAGGAGACGCTGCAGACGATTCGGCTCATCGGTGAGCATGTGATTCCGAAGATCGATACGGATCCGGTGCATCGGACGTCCCGGTTCCGGGCTGCCTCCTAG
- a CDS encoding Zn-ribbon domain-containing OB-fold protein, with protein sequence MLTPVTDSDGAPFWRYAAQGELRVQTCADCGEPRFPPRPCCPHCQSFETEWRPVSGHGRIWSYVVPHPPLLPDYAAQAPYNVVVVELADHPRVRLVGNLVSSAGAPLNSLDPARIRIGARVHVVFSGGLAQWVLS encoded by the coding sequence ATGCTCACCCCCGTCACCGACTCCGACGGCGCCCCCTTCTGGCGCTACGCCGCCCAGGGCGAACTCCGGGTCCAGACCTGCGCCGACTGCGGCGAACCACGCTTCCCGCCCCGGCCCTGCTGCCCGCACTGCCAGTCCTTCGAGACCGAGTGGCGGCCCGTGTCCGGCCACGGCCGCATCTGGTCCTACGTCGTCCCCCACCCCCCGCTCCTTCCGGACTACGCGGCGCAGGCGCCGTACAACGTGGTCGTGGTCGAACTCGCCGACCACCCCCGCGTCCGTCTCGTCGGCAACCTGGTCAGCTCGGCCGGGGCGCCGCTCAACTCCCTTGACCCGGCCCGGATCCGGATCGGCGCCCGGGTGCACGTGGTGTTCTCCGGTGGGCTCGCGCAGTGGGTGCTGTCGTGA
- a CDS encoding FadD3 family acyl-CoA ligase, with protein MRGDVEWGSVPGLVRAAAERYADVEAVVEGRTRVTYAELGARVERAAAACVANGVEAGDRVAIWAPNSLDWMVSALGAVSAGAVLVPLNTRFKGTEAADVLRRSGARLLFVTGTFLGTSYVASLRRAVADGAGLPSLAQVVVLSDDAPADYWTWKDFLASGEGVGKAEVRERADSVRGSWPSDIVFTSGTTGRPKGAVITHSQTLRAYEVWSDLAGLRQGDRYLIVNPFFHTFGYKAGVIACLMRGATMIPQPVFNVDTALANIASERVSVLPGPPTLHQSLLDHPSRDAYDLSALRLVVTGAAVVPLTLVERLRTELGVETVLTAYGLSEASGVVTMCRRGDEPTVIASTSGRAIPGTEVRVVSADGQTVAPGVPGEVLVRGFNVMRGYYEDETATAEVLDPHGWLRTGDVGVLDEAGNLRITDRLKDMFIVGGFNAYPAEIEQLLGLHPDVADVAVIGVPHPRLGEVGKAYVVRRKGALATGDDLIAWARREMANYKVPRAVEFVAQLPRNASGKVVKGELRG; from the coding sequence GTGCGCGGAGACGTGGAGTGGGGCAGCGTTCCGGGTCTGGTCCGGGCGGCGGCCGAGCGGTACGCGGACGTGGAGGCCGTGGTCGAGGGCCGTACCCGGGTGACATACGCCGAACTGGGCGCCCGGGTGGAGCGCGCGGCGGCGGCGTGCGTGGCGAACGGGGTGGAGGCGGGTGACCGGGTCGCGATCTGGGCGCCCAACTCCCTGGACTGGATGGTGTCGGCGCTGGGCGCGGTGTCGGCCGGCGCGGTACTGGTCCCGCTGAACACCCGGTTCAAGGGGACGGAGGCGGCGGACGTCCTGCGCCGCAGCGGAGCACGCCTGCTCTTCGTGACGGGGACGTTCCTGGGGACGTCGTACGTGGCGTCGCTGCGGCGGGCGGTGGCGGACGGGGCGGGGCTGCCGTCCCTGGCCCAGGTGGTGGTCCTGTCGGACGACGCCCCGGCCGACTACTGGACCTGGAAGGACTTCCTGGCGAGCGGCGAGGGCGTGGGCAAGGCGGAGGTGCGGGAGCGGGCGGACTCGGTGCGCGGCTCATGGCCCTCGGACATCGTCTTCACCTCGGGTACGACGGGCCGCCCGAAGGGCGCGGTGATCACGCATTCCCAGACGTTGCGTGCGTACGAGGTCTGGAGCGACCTCGCGGGCCTGCGTCAGGGCGACCGCTACCTGATCGTGAACCCCTTCTTCCACACCTTCGGTTACAAGGCGGGCGTGATCGCCTGCCTGATGCGGGGGGCGACGATGATCCCCCAGCCGGTGTTCAACGTGGACACGGCCCTGGCGAACATCGCGTCGGAGCGCGTCTCGGTCCTCCCGGGTCCGCCGACCCTCCACCAGTCCCTGCTGGACCACCCCTCCCGTGACGCGTACGACCTGTCGGCCCTGCGCCTGGTGGTGACCGGTGCGGCGGTGGTCCCCCTGACCCTGGTGGAGCGCCTGCGCACCGAACTGGGCGTGGAGACCGTCCTCACGGCGTACGGCCTGTCGGAGGCGAGCGGTGTGGTGACGATGTGCCGCCGCGGCGACGAGCCGACGGTGATCGCGTCGACGTCGGGCAGGGCGATCCCCGGAACGGAGGTACGGGTGGTCTCCGCCGACGGCCAGACGGTGGCCCCGGGGGTCCCGGGCGAGGTGCTGGTCCGGGGCTTCAACGTCATGCGGGGCTACTACGAGGACGAGACGGCGACGGCGGAGGTCCTCGACCCGCACGGCTGGCTGCGCACGGGCGACGTGGGCGTCCTGGACGAGGCCGGCAACCTCCGCATCACCGACCGCCTCAAGGACATGTTCATCGTCGGCGGCTTCAACGCCTACCCGGCGGAGATAGAGCAACTCCTGGGCCTGCACCCGGACGTGGCCGACGTGGCGGTCATCGGCGTCCCGCACCCTCGGCTCGGGGAGGTCGGAAAGGCCTACGTCGTGCGCCGGAAGGGCGCCCTGGCAACGGGCGACGACCTGATCGCCTGGGCCCGCAGGGAAATGGCGAACTACAAGGTGCCCAGAGCGGTGGAGTTCGTGGCACAACTCCCGCGCAACGCGAGCGGAAAGGTGGTCAAGGGGGAGTTGCGGGGGTGA
- a CDS encoding amidohydrolase family protein: MTETTDTTPAFPLIISVDDHTVEPADVWQNRLPKKYLDTGPRIVRAPLKEMTFLGGRFKPVMGAPGSDGPLGDWWVYEDLHRPLTRLDTAVGYSRDEIKLEVITYEQMRQGSYDVPSRLADMDVNHVQSALCFPTFPRFCGQTFTEAADRELGLLCVQAYNDWMVEEWCGPDAQGRLIPLTLIPLWDAELAAAEVRRNAARGVRAVAFSEIPPHLGLPSVHTDDWDPFLAACDETGTVIAMHIGSSSRMPSTSADAPPAVGSTITFANCCFSMVDWLMSGKFERFPQLKVMYAEGQIGWIPYILERADVVWEENRGWGGVADKVHRPPSELFAEHVYGCFFDDAFGLKNLDAIGVANVLYETDYPHSDSTWPKSREVGEAQMGHLAPDLVERIVRGNAIELLGLTPEGLWSRT, encoded by the coding sequence ATGACCGAGACCACGGACACCACCCCGGCCTTTCCGTTGATCATCTCCGTCGACGACCACACCGTGGAGCCGGCGGATGTCTGGCAGAACCGGCTTCCGAAGAAGTACCTGGACACCGGGCCCCGCATAGTCCGCGCCCCGCTGAAGGAGATGACCTTCCTCGGCGGCCGCTTCAAGCCCGTGATGGGCGCCCCGGGCTCCGACGGCCCCCTCGGCGACTGGTGGGTCTACGAGGACCTGCACCGGCCCCTCACCCGCCTCGACACCGCCGTCGGTTACAGCAGGGACGAGATCAAGCTCGAAGTCATCACTTACGAGCAGATGCGGCAGGGCTCGTACGACGTCCCGTCCCGGCTCGCCGACATGGACGTCAATCACGTCCAGTCCGCCCTCTGCTTCCCGACCTTCCCCCGCTTCTGCGGCCAGACCTTCACCGAGGCCGCGGACCGTGAGCTGGGCCTGCTGTGCGTCCAGGCCTACAACGACTGGATGGTGGAGGAGTGGTGCGGGCCCGATGCCCAGGGTCGTCTCATACCCCTGACCCTGATCCCGTTGTGGGACGCGGAGTTGGCCGCCGCGGAGGTACGGCGCAACGCCGCACGCGGCGTCCGGGCCGTCGCCTTCTCCGAGATACCCCCGCACCTCGGCCTGCCCTCCGTCCACACCGACGACTGGGACCCCTTCCTCGCCGCCTGCGACGAGACCGGCACCGTCATCGCCATGCACATCGGCTCCTCCAGCCGCATGCCGTCCACCTCCGCCGACGCCCCGCCCGCCGTCGGCTCCACCATCACCTTCGCCAACTGCTGCTTCTCGATGGTGGACTGGCTGATGAGCGGCAAGTTCGAACGTTTCCCGCAGCTCAAGGTCATGTACGCCGAAGGGCAGATCGGCTGGATCCCCTACATCCTCGAACGTGCCGACGTGGTGTGGGAGGAGAACCGCGGCTGGGGCGGGGTCGCCGACAAGGTCCACCGGCCGCCGTCCGAACTGTTCGCCGAGCACGTCTACGGCTGCTTCTTCGACGACGCCTTCGGCCTGAAGAACCTCGACGCCATCGGCGTCGCCAACGTCCTCTACGAGACCGACTACCCGCACTCCGACTCCACTTGGCCGAAATCCCGCGAGGTCGGCGAGGCCCAGATGGGACACCTGGCCCCCGACCTGGTCGAGCGGATCGTACGAGGCAACGCCATCGAGCTGCTCGGCCTCACCCCCGAGGGCCTGTGGAGCCGCACATGA